A genomic window from Lactobacillus sp. ESL0677 includes:
- a CDS encoding EamA family transporter: MAISNFLLIIFACVSSFSRGIISVIDRYQMGYRKQSSINVNFLNNLCSTALVTVLLMGMLNRFSAPTLTGEYLWHIGIYGLLAQLVAYGYSYVFKKVTIMQSIVLSKMTDLFIPVAIFLTMGYFSQSAYLISIVSTIIVVCYIIFKQRHSELSVKTLLTTFMVIGPLLIVQAALSPLLTKGVVKPIDLIYFTIATIYIRCIITIITFWVKNHSLKFKPGKLTKQVFWIYAARAILTLLAQVTYTLATSSPNSGIAWVFLNMTNLYSVIFGSFALKEKIHVADVLLIICIFGLALLSR, encoded by the coding sequence GTGGCTATTAGTAATTTTTTGTTAATTATTTTTGCTTGTGTGTCGTCGTTTTCACGCGGCATTATTTCGGTAATTGACCGCTACCAAATGGGATATCGCAAGCAAAGTTCAATTAATGTTAACTTTTTGAATAATCTGTGCAGTACGGCGCTCGTAACCGTGCTATTAATGGGGATGCTAAATCGGTTTTCGGCGCCAACATTAACGGGTGAATATTTGTGGCACATTGGTATTTATGGCTTGCTTGCGCAATTAGTTGCCTACGGCTATAGTTATGTGTTCAAAAAGGTCACGATTATGCAGTCAATTGTTTTGAGTAAAATGACCGACCTGTTTATTCCAGTGGCAATCTTTTTGACGATGGGCTACTTTAGTCAGTCGGCTTATTTGATTTCAATTGTCTCAACAATAATTGTGGTTTGTTACATTATTTTTAAACAACGCCATAGTGAATTAAGCGTTAAGACTTTGCTGACAACATTTATGGTTATTGGCCCGTTATTGATTGTGCAGGCGGCTCTTTCACCGCTTCTGACTAAAGGCGTGGTAAAGCCAATTGATTTAATTTATTTTACGATTGCGACGATTTACATTCGGTGCATAATCACAATTATCACTTTTTGGGTAAAAAATCATAGCCTTAAATTTAAGCCAGGAAAACTTACTAAACAGGTTTTCTGGATTTATGCAGCGCGGGCAATTTTGACATTGCTGGCACAGGTGACATATACGTTAGCAACGTCATCGCCGAATTCGGGAATTGCATGGGTCTTTCTCAATATGACTAACTTATACAGTGTTATTTTTGGTAGTTTTGCCTTAAAAGAAAAAATTCATGTTGCCGATGTTTTACTAATTATTTGTATTTTTGGCTTGGCATTATTATCAAGATAG
- a CDS encoding MFS transporter, which produces MEVSQQYVTKTRIGVLAVSMIGMAALAITPSYAAIAQHFALNNTSVQMLTSLPNLFMMVAGLIIGKLTASKINLKNLTIGSILLVVIGGLLPVFFHESFAFLIICSCLVGLGQGACTNLTQVLISQILPKKERESTMGISTTFINIGGVVFIMGGGQLAAASSWVNNYWIYLFSLLILLVVILLLPLHPKDVSGNTSQNQEPGKIKLNKYVFYCASWAFLTMLLNNVLNNNISLFVVEQHLGATSQAALTSTISLIGGMLCGLIVGIIGKKFRYSSIALSFLLYGIAYLLIGFIHSLIIVFIGSFLVGAAMSIAMGQFPYLISLAVDDSSVSMALGVYVAIYSVGGVVSPFVVNPLTAMVKNIGINVFSVSGILAIIISCCCLLFKFQKNLIKNSCN; this is translated from the coding sequence GTGGAAGTTTCTCAACAATATGTTACTAAAACGCGTATTGGTGTTTTAGCAGTTAGTATGATCGGCATGGCAGCCTTAGCCATTACCCCGTCGTATGCGGCGATTGCCCAGCATTTTGCTTTAAACAATACCAGTGTACAGATGCTGACCTCGCTGCCTAACCTGTTTATGATGGTTGCTGGCTTAATCATTGGTAAATTAACAGCCAGCAAGATTAATTTAAAAAATTTAACTATTGGCTCAATTCTACTAGTTGTAATCGGTGGCTTATTGCCGGTATTCTTCCATGAAAGTTTTGCTTTTTTAATAATTTGTTCTTGCTTAGTTGGTTTGGGTCAAGGAGCTTGTACTAATTTGACGCAAGTTTTGATTTCACAAATTTTACCTAAAAAAGAACGCGAATCAACGATGGGCATCTCAACCACCTTCATTAACATTGGCGGTGTTGTCTTCATCATGGGTGGTGGTCAGTTAGCCGCCGCAAGTAGTTGGGTTAATAATTATTGGATTTATCTCTTTTCATTGTTAATTCTGTTAGTCGTTATCTTGTTATTGCCGCTGCATCCCAAAGATGTTTCTGGTAATACCAGTCAAAATCAAGAACCGGGTAAAATTAAGCTAAACAAGTATGTGTTTTATTGTGCATCATGGGCGTTTTTAACAATGCTGCTAAATAATGTCTTAAATAACAATATCTCATTATTTGTTGTCGAACAGCACTTAGGTGCCACATCGCAAGCCGCATTGACTTCGACAATTTCCCTAATTGGTGGGATGCTCTGTGGCTTAATTGTGGGAATCATCGGTAAGAAATTCAGATATTCGTCAATTGCACTTTCATTTTTACTTTATGGCATAGCATATTTATTAATTGGCTTTATCCATTCATTAATTATTGTCTTTATTGGCAGCTTTTTAGTTGGTGCAGCCATGAGTATTGCAATGGGACAGTTCCCTTATCTGATTTCACTTGCCGTTGATGATAGTAGTGTATCGATGGCATTAGGCGTTTATGTTGCCATTTATTCAGTTGGCGGTGTTGTTAGCCCGTTTGTCGTTAATCCGTTGACAGCAATGGTTAAGAATATCGGAATTAATGTCTTCTCGGTTAGTGGCATCTTGGCAATCATAATCAGTTGCTGCTGTCTGCTATTTAAGTTCCAAAAGAATTTAATCAAGAATTCCTGTAATTAA
- a CDS encoding FAD-binding protein, whose product MFPKKAHYDLVIVGGGLSGLAAAVSAGENHLDTLIIEKGRTLGGDGNYVEGAMGVDSYLQKQEGIEIDPTQLLQDELNYSHYEANAPHLKKFINQSGAIIDWLHDLGVDFVKVGPQGKSWPTIHTFTGGGMAAIATLLAKVNEFGIEIVTSISAQKILQHNGHVSGLMIKNEATGQMRELAADDVILATGGYIDNPELVKKRTPLNSRLLSVSDGKSTGDGMQLAWQAGAEHYQMGAIQYGGGAIFDKTRPPFMHMASQLAAAATQEAILWVNERGDRFVNEDVNDNMCHAGSSILTQARIFSILDQAAVDHLTNVGLYKELGNSPVSPEKLDNLTAEIERDLKNNEKYLTKANSIAELADKLNLPNLESTIERYNEVASQGKDSDFGKAADYLTPLKKGPYYAVELGVGMACALGGIRVDNDNEVLNSYGYPLEGLYAVGNDAAGMLVGDTYAVTLPGSTAGYAAFSGRNAVLSICKGKR is encoded by the coding sequence ATGTTTCCTAAGAAAGCACACTATGATTTAGTGATTGTCGGCGGTGGCCTGTCGGGCCTAGCTGCGGCAGTCAGTGCTGGTGAAAACCATCTTGATACTTTAATAATTGAAAAAGGCCGGACATTAGGCGGCGACGGCAATTATGTTGAAGGCGCCATGGGTGTAGATAGTTATTTGCAAAAGCAAGAGGGAATTGAAATTGATCCTACTCAGCTTTTACAAGATGAACTAAATTATTCTCATTATGAAGCTAATGCACCACACTTAAAGAAGTTTATTAACCAAAGTGGTGCAATCATTGATTGGCTGCATGATTTAGGTGTTGACTTTGTTAAAGTTGGTCCGCAAGGAAAGAGCTGGCCTACAATTCACACCTTTACTGGTGGTGGTATGGCTGCAATTGCGACTTTACTAGCTAAAGTTAATGAATTTGGAATCGAAATTGTAACAAGTATCAGTGCGCAAAAGATTTTGCAACACAATGGGCATGTTTCTGGATTGATGATTAAGAACGAAGCAACTGGTCAAATGCGCGAATTAGCAGCAGATGATGTGATTCTTGCCACAGGTGGCTATATCGATAATCCAGAATTAGTTAAGAAGCGGACGCCACTTAACAGTCGGTTGTTATCCGTTAGTGATGGCAAGTCGACTGGTGATGGGATGCAGCTTGCATGGCAGGCAGGAGCTGAACATTATCAAATGGGCGCAATCCAATACGGTGGTGGTGCCATTTTTGATAAAACAAGACCACCGTTTATGCACATGGCTTCGCAATTGGCAGCAGCTGCTACGCAAGAAGCGATCTTATGGGTTAATGAGCGTGGTGACCGGTTCGTCAATGAAGATGTTAATGACAACATGTGCCATGCCGGGAGCAGTATTTTAACGCAGGCGAGAATATTTTCAATTTTGGATCAAGCTGCCGTGGACCATTTGACTAATGTTGGCTTATATAAGGAACTGGGTAACTCACCGGTTTCACCAGAAAAGTTAGATAATTTAACCGCGGAAATTGAGCGCGATCTTAAAAATAACGAGAAATACTTAACCAAAGCTAATTCAATTGCAGAACTTGCTGACAAGCTTAACTTGCCTAACTTGGAATCGACAATCGAGCGCTATAACGAAGTTGCCAGTCAAGGTAAGGATAGTGACTTCGGTAAAGCTGCAGATTATCTGACACCACTTAAAAAGGGCCCATATTATGCTGTTGAACTCGGCGTTGGGATGGCATGTGCGCTTGGCGGTATTCGGGTTGACAATGATAACGAAGTCTTAAACAGCTATGGTTACCCTCTTGAAGGACTCTATGCTGTTGGTAATGACGCTGCTGGCATGCTAGTTGGTGATACTTACGCCGTTACTTTGCCGGGAAGTACAGCTGGCTATGCTGCCTTTTCTGGTCGCAATGCAGTCTTGAGTATTTGTAAAGGGAAGCGGTAA
- the radA gene encoding DNA repair protein RadA, with amino-acid sequence MAKIKTKYKCRSCGYISASYLGRCPNCGAWNQFEKETEQVVARSSKASPSRLIKKTGVNEPVRLNSVKAEKEERIQTKSEELNRVLGGGIVPGSLVLIGGDPGIGKSTLMLQIMSDLAKDHKVLYVSGEESANQIKLRANRLGLGTSDMLLFPETDMEDIRQQIADVQPDFVVIDSIQTMNEPSLDSMTGSASQVREVTSELMKIAKMDAITVFVIGHVTKEGAIAGPKILEHMVDTVLYFEGDEHHAYRILHSVKNRFGAANEIGMFEMVNEGLQEVTNPSAIFLDERLPKSTGSAIVVSLEGTRPLLAEIQALVTPTAFGYAKRTTSGIDYNRAALLLAVLEKRGNLMLQNQDVYLTATGGIRLNEPAVDLAVVMAIASSYKNQEILPTDCFVGEVGLTGEVRRVNKIEVRIKEAAKVGFKRIFIPRHNMQTSLKDLGIEVIPVSSIPQALKLVLG; translated from the coding sequence ATGGCAAAAATCAAAACTAAGTATAAATGCCGGTCGTGCGGCTATATCTCGGCTAGTTACTTAGGACGCTGTCCCAATTGTGGGGCGTGGAACCAGTTTGAAAAAGAAACTGAACAGGTAGTAGCACGGTCAAGTAAGGCCAGCCCTAGTAGGTTGATTAAAAAAACCGGGGTTAATGAGCCGGTACGACTTAATAGTGTTAAAGCAGAAAAAGAGGAACGCATCCAGACTAAATCCGAGGAACTAAATCGGGTGCTTGGCGGCGGCATTGTTCCCGGATCACTAGTTCTAATTGGCGGCGATCCCGGAATTGGTAAGTCAACGCTAATGCTGCAGATTATGAGTGATCTGGCCAAAGATCATAAGGTACTGTATGTTTCCGGTGAAGAATCGGCTAACCAGATTAAGTTGCGTGCTAATCGCTTGGGATTAGGCACTAGTGATATGTTGCTGTTTCCCGAAACTGACATGGAAGATATTCGCCAGCAAATTGCGGACGTGCAGCCTGACTTTGTAGTCATTGATTCAATTCAAACGATGAATGAGCCAAGCCTTGATTCGATGACGGGGTCAGCTTCGCAGGTGCGCGAGGTTACTAGTGAATTAATGAAAATTGCCAAGATGGATGCAATTACAGTCTTTGTGATTGGCCATGTAACCAAAGAAGGGGCAATTGCTGGGCCCAAAATTTTGGAACATATGGTTGATACCGTTCTGTATTTTGAAGGCGACGAGCATCATGCCTATCGTATTTTGCATTCTGTTAAAAATCGCTTTGGTGCTGCTAATGAAATTGGCATGTTTGAGATGGTCAATGAAGGCCTTCAAGAAGTCACTAATCCATCGGCAATTTTCTTAGATGAGCGGTTGCCTAAATCCACGGGGTCGGCGATTGTTGTTTCGCTTGAAGGCACAAGGCCATTATTAGCAGAAATTCAAGCGTTGGTAACCCCGACAGCCTTTGGTTATGCCAAAAGAACAACATCGGGAATTGATTATAATCGTGCCGCATTGTTATTGGCGGTTTTGGAAAAGCGTGGCAACTTAATGCTGCAAAATCAGGATGTTTATCTGACTGCAACGGGTGGTATTCGTTTGAATGAGCCAGCAGTTGACCTAGCTGTTGTGATGGCAATTGCATCCAGTTATAAGAATCAAGAAATTTTACCAACCGACTGTTTTGTAGGTGAAGTTGGTCTGACTGGCGAAGTCCGCCGGGTTAATAAAATTGAAGTTCGAATTAAGGAAGCAGCCAAAGTCGGCTTCAAGCGGATTTTTATTCCGCGGCACAATATGCAGACTAGCTTGAAGGACTTAGGAATTGAAGTAATTCCTGTTTCTAGCATTCCGCAAGCATTAAAGTTGGTTTTAGGCTAG
- a CDS encoding FAD-binding protein has product METISTKVVVVGSGSSGISASFELFQQNIPFVLIEKGNKVGGAGKFGAHGVFAINSEQQKKLGVRYNYQEAFQGLTDYNHFFVNGELLARFLKESGKNIARLTEMGLPVTVEQSEQKAHLNDPLVYHKFNDFKKKIANWDKLPAKFEAAGNSVLTETEAVDLDYDNGLKAVIAKDSTGKQIRIEASKVIFADGGYCGSDEMMRERYSDTDELLNLGEHKSTGVGIRLSQKLGADLRHSPVLFAHGCAPSMQINPMKRDSGVETLTNVPLLWLDQTANRFVNEDVVYDFAMWANAAHNVHGKYYVVLDQATLDYFKNHEVELEDTFERQFCDVGEEPRTAVGPLPNIQQDFDAAIKTGEVVKADTLEELAQKLNVPVAALKRSLASYNKAVENKTDDIFLKPADELLFGVHDGPFYAIIEHCAILGTLDGVNVNRNCEPVREDGSPIKDLYIVGNNVNGLYSDGYPSYEGIANGFAFVSGWIAAKEAIKSLN; this is encoded by the coding sequence ATGGAAACTATTTCAACAAAAGTAGTGGTTGTAGGTTCGGGCTCATCCGGGATTTCTGCAAGCTTTGAACTATTTCAACAAAATATTCCGTTTGTTCTCATTGAAAAGGGAAATAAAGTTGGAGGTGCTGGTAAGTTTGGTGCCCACGGTGTCTTTGCAATTAATTCTGAACAACAGAAAAAGTTAGGCGTTAGGTATAACTATCAAGAAGCATTTCAAGGCTTGACAGACTATAACCACTTTTTTGTTAATGGTGAGTTATTGGCCAGATTTTTAAAAGAATCTGGTAAAAATATTGCACGGTTAACCGAAATGGGTTTGCCGGTCACTGTTGAGCAAAGTGAGCAAAAGGCTCACTTAAATGACCCACTTGTTTATCATAAGTTCAATGACTTTAAGAAAAAGATTGCTAATTGGGATAAATTACCTGCCAAATTTGAAGCAGCGGGGAATTCTGTGTTAACAGAAACCGAAGCTGTTGACCTTGACTATGACAATGGCTTAAAGGCTGTCATTGCCAAAGACAGCACTGGTAAGCAAATCAGAATTGAAGCTAGCAAAGTTATTTTTGCCGATGGTGGATATTGCGGCAGCGACGAAATGATGCGTGAGCGCTATTCAGACACTGACGAGTTACTAAACTTGGGCGAACACAAGTCAACCGGTGTTGGTATTCGGTTATCGCAAAAGCTGGGTGCTGATTTGCGTCATAGTCCAGTCTTGTTTGCTCATGGTTGTGCACCAAGTATGCAAATTAATCCAATGAAACGTGATAGCGGCGTCGAGACTCTAACTAACGTGCCGTTATTGTGGTTAGACCAAACGGCTAACCGCTTTGTCAATGAAGATGTTGTTTATGATTTTGCAATGTGGGCTAATGCGGCACACAACGTTCATGGTAAGTATTATGTTGTTCTTGATCAAGCAACACTTGATTACTTCAAGAATCATGAAGTTGAGTTAGAAGATACATTTGAAAGACAGTTCTGTGATGTTGGTGAAGAACCACGGACTGCTGTTGGCCCACTGCCAAATATTCAACAAGATTTTGATGCTGCTATTAAAACCGGTGAGGTTGTTAAGGCAGATACGCTTGAAGAATTAGCACAAAAGTTAAATGTGCCAGTTGCGGCTTTGAAGCGCAGCCTAGCTTCATATAACAAGGCGGTTGAAAATAAAACTGACGATATTTTCTTAAAGCCAGCTGACGAACTGCTTTTTGGTGTTCATGATGGTCCGTTCTACGCAATTATTGAACATTGTGCAATTTTGGGAACTTTGGATGGCGTGAATGTCAATCGCAATTGCGAGCCGGTTAGAGAAGATGGCTCACCAATCAAGGATTTGTATATTGTTGGTAATAATGTTAATGGCCTTTATTCAGATGGTTATCCAAGTTATGAAGGAATTGCGAATGGTTTTGCCTTTGTTTCAGGTTGGATTGCCGCTAAAGAAGCAATTAAGAGTTTAAATTAG
- the pepC gene encoding aminopeptidase C: MTKEITNDAISKYTQDLAKHAGINIASHAAQENGIYKASQNTQTKIDLDPTFSVEIDTGKPADQKQSGRCWMFSALNTMRHPLQKEYKVKDFELSQNFTNFWDKFEKSNWFFENVIATADKPLGDRKVTFLFATPQQDGGQWDMLCGLIQKYGIVPKTVYPETANATNSSALNDTLNTLLRKDGLELRDLVNDGKSEDEIQARKTEMLNDVFRILAISLGVPPTKFDFEYKDDDGNYHREAGITPKEFFDKYVGMNLEDHVSTINSPTSDKPYHKVFSVEYLGNVVGGRQVRHLNLKIDEMKELIIKQLQAGEVVWFGSNVGKDSDRQLGLLDTNIYKRDELFDVDFSMSKADMLDSGESMMDHAMVITGVDLVDDKPTKWKIENSWGTKPGFKGYFVMSDSWFDSFVYQAVINKKFLPDDLKKAFDEGSKDPIQLLPWDPMGALAFK, translated from the coding sequence ATGACAAAAGAAATCACAAACGATGCTATTAGCAAATACACCCAAGATCTTGCTAAACATGCTGGTATTAACATTGCCAGTCATGCTGCCCAAGAAAATGGTATTTACAAGGCTAGTCAAAATACGCAAACCAAAATCGACTTAGACCCAACTTTTTCAGTTGAAATTGATACAGGTAAGCCAGCTGACCAAAAGCAATCAGGCCGCTGCTGGATGTTCTCAGCTTTGAACACGATGCGTCACCCACTGCAAAAAGAATACAAGGTTAAGGACTTTGAATTATCCCAAAACTTTACTAACTTCTGGGATAAATTTGAAAAATCTAACTGGTTCTTCGAAAACGTTATTGCCACAGCCGACAAGCCATTAGGCGATCGTAAAGTTACCTTTTTATTTGCTACCCCACAACAAGACGGTGGTCAATGGGATATGCTTTGCGGCTTAATCCAAAAATACGGGATTGTGCCAAAGACGGTTTATCCAGAAACAGCTAACGCCACAAATTCAAGTGCCTTAAACGACACCTTGAACACCTTACTACGTAAGGATGGCTTAGAATTACGCGACTTAGTCAACGATGGCAAGTCCGAAGATGAAATCCAAGCACGTAAGACAGAAATGTTAAATGACGTTTTCCGGATTTTGGCTATTTCACTTGGTGTGCCACCTACCAAATTTGACTTTGAATACAAGGACGATGATGGTAATTACCACAGAGAAGCTGGAATTACACCAAAGGAATTCTTCGATAAATATGTCGGCATGAACCTTGAGGATCACGTTTCAACTATCAACTCACCAACAAGCGACAAGCCTTATCACAAAGTCTTTTCAGTTGAATACCTTGGCAATGTTGTTGGCGGGCGGCAAGTTCGTCACCTAAACTTGAAGATTGACGAAATGAAAGAATTAATTATCAAGCAATTGCAGGCTGGCGAAGTTGTCTGGTTCGGCTCCAATGTTGGTAAGGATTCCGATCGCCAACTCGGCTTGCTTGATACCAACATTTACAAGCGTGACGAATTATTTGACGTTGACTTCTCAATGTCCAAGGCCGACATGCTTGACTCTGGTGAAAGCATGATGGATCACGCCATGGTAATTACTGGTGTTGACCTAGTAGACGACAAGCCAACTAAATGGAAGATTGAAAACTCATGGGGTACCAAACCTGGATTCAAGGGTTACTTCGTCATGAGCGATTCTTGGTTTGATTCATTTGTTTATCAAGCTGTTATCAACAAGAAGTTCCTGCCCGATGACCTGAAGAAGGCCTTTGATGAAGGCAGCAAGGATCCAATTCAACTATTGCCTTGGGACCCAATGGGTGCTTTAGCTTTTAAATAA
- a CDS encoding Type 1 glutamine amidotransferase-like domain-containing protein — MAKLFLASMLNNVRDLLPEFAGDLHGKSVAYIPTASNVERGHHAMVRTESKLLANYLGMQVNVLDVAVASATEIAAGLQAADVIYISGGNTFYLLQELKRTGADRLIIREVNAGKLYLGESAGAAITAPDIEYISLMDSTKKAPNLHDFHALNLVDFYALPHYLSFPFKRKSQRVFAKYSSRLPLKTISNHGVVMVNDDVVTITEK; from the coding sequence ATGGCAAAATTGTTTTTAGCATCAATGTTAAATAATGTCCGTGATTTATTGCCCGAATTTGCGGGTGATTTGCACGGTAAAAGCGTGGCGTATATTCCAACGGCTAGTAATGTTGAAAGAGGCCATCATGCGATGGTGCGGACAGAAAGTAAATTACTGGCAAACTATTTGGGCATGCAGGTTAACGTTTTGGATGTAGCGGTTGCTTCTGCTACTGAAATTGCAGCCGGCCTGCAAGCTGCCGATGTAATTTATATTTCTGGTGGCAATACTTTTTATTTATTGCAGGAATTGAAGCGAACGGGTGCTGACCGCTTGATTATTCGCGAGGTTAATGCCGGTAAACTATATCTTGGCGAATCAGCCGGAGCCGCAATCACGGCGCCTGATATTGAATACATTAGTTTGATGGACAGCACCAAAAAGGCCCCGAATTTACATGATTTTCACGCATTAAACCTAGTTGATTTTTATGCTTTGCCGCATTATTTAAGCTTTCCATTTAAACGGAAGTCGCAACGAGTTTTTGCCAAATATTCTTCTCGATTGCCTTTAAAGACGATTAGTAATCACGGGGTAGTGATGGTTAATGATGATGTTGTCACAATTACCGAAAAATAA
- a CDS encoding LysR family transcriptional regulator, whose amino-acid sequence MNYNLMPVKYFVDVVQTHGFISAAKRNYVSETAVSSAIKKLENELGHKLLNRTAGEFSLTPTGELFYERAVEIINSYSEIWHNPDKHPEKLLRIHFLQGLEDNAARLASCLPKKYVVSFDEEAFNTSISRLLKNNYDLLIGFQLEFAGNSKVVTLPLEKVDFDLVFNSKAVQKYGQNLKKLAQNSTIYMQDWRSTGILNIQTAMLETYAQDGWGYKEVAAVNDFSAAYLNVNYKGGMTMVPSTFQSVDYCENIYRISPEHLKGKFEIVVAFSTSKQKEFSKLIAKAITLSYR is encoded by the coding sequence ATGAATTATAATTTAATGCCAGTCAAGTATTTTGTAGATGTTGTTCAAACACATGGCTTTATTTCTGCTGCGAAAAGAAATTATGTTTCCGAAACTGCTGTCAGTTCAGCAATTAAAAAATTGGAGAACGAGTTAGGACACAAGTTACTTAATCGGACAGCCGGCGAATTTTCTTTAACGCCAACTGGAGAACTTTTCTATGAGCGAGCTGTCGAAATTATTAATTCTTATAGCGAAATCTGGCACAATCCGGATAAGCATCCTGAAAAATTATTGCGCATTCATTTTTTGCAAGGATTAGAGGATAATGCTGCTAGGCTTGCTAGTTGTTTGCCTAAAAAGTACGTCGTTAGCTTTGATGAGGAAGCATTCAACACCAGTATCAGTCGGCTGCTTAAAAATAATTATGACCTACTAATTGGCTTTCAGCTTGAGTTTGCGGGTAACAGTAAGGTGGTAACTTTGCCGCTAGAGAAAGTTGACTTTGACTTAGTATTTAATTCTAAGGCTGTCCAAAAATATGGTCAGAACCTAAAGAAATTGGCACAAAATTCGACAATCTATATGCAGGATTGGCGCTCAACTGGGATTTTAAATATTCAAACAGCAATGCTTGAGACATATGCACAAGATGGTTGGGGTTACAAGGAAGTAGCGGCGGTAAATGATTTTTCTGCGGCGTATTTAAATGTTAATTATAAAGGTGGCATGACAATGGTGCCTAGTACCTTTCAATCTGTCGATTATTGTGAAAATATTTACAGAATATCACCTGAACATTTGAAAGGTAAATTTGAAATTGTTGTGGCATTCAGTACTAGTAAACAAAAGGAATTCTCTAAATTAATCGCCAAGGCAATAACTTTAAGTTATCGGTAG
- a CDS encoding SDR family NAD(P)-dependent oxidoreductase: MLKDKVAMVTGAAQGIGYAISEEFAIQGANVVLTDYNLSVIDAAKELNQKYDGKITGLVLNVMKTDSIVDSLNKIIDTYGKLDYAVNNAGGGVLKPFAELTDDDFDKTINLDLRGTFLCMREEIKLFLKQGYGSIVNAGALGSIYNPGGMGAYNAAKNGIMGMTQAAAIDYAENNIRVNCVAPGLTKTPLNDGGFLEKILPTVPMKRYETAAEVAKVYVFVASEATFMTGQTILSDGGVSVGLK, from the coding sequence ATGTTAAAAGATAAAGTTGCGATGGTTACAGGTGCTGCTCAAGGAATTGGTTATGCAATTAGTGAAGAATTTGCGATTCAGGGTGCAAATGTTGTATTAACAGACTACAACCTAAGCGTTATCGACGCAGCAAAAGAGTTGAACCAAAAATATGATGGTAAAATTACTGGCTTGGTTTTAAATGTCATGAAAACTGACAGTATTGTAGACAGTTTAAATAAAATCATCGACACTTATGGCAAGCTGGATTATGCCGTTAATAATGCCGGTGGTGGTGTGCTTAAGCCATTTGCTGAATTAACCGATGACGATTTTGATAAGACCATCAACCTTGACTTGCGTGGGACATTCTTATGTATGCGTGAAGAAATCAAGCTTTTCTTAAAGCAAGGTTATGGTTCGATTGTTAACGCTGGTGCTTTAGGTAGTATCTACAATCCAGGTGGCATGGGCGCTTATAACGCTGCCAAGAACGGTATTATGGGGATGACTCAAGCAGCAGCGATTGATTATGCAGAAAACAATATTCGCGTAAACTGTGTTGCCCCTGGTTTAACCAAGACACCATTAAACGATGGTGGCTTCCTTGAGAAGATTTTGCCGACTGTCCCAATGAAACGCTACGAAACCGCAGCAGAAGTCGCAAAAGTCTATGTCTTTGTCGCTAGTGAAGCAACCTTTATGACTGGTCAAACCATTCTGAGTGATGGTGGTGTTTCAGTTGGTTTGAAATAG
- a CDS encoding dUTP diphosphatase: MNKTRGFEIVSSYENKNINLPRRQTIASAGYDLEAAKDMIIPSIWRLNFVRIFRLIRNGHHLYEPDYQLADQILQPLLIPTGVKAYMPDNEVLLLANRSSNTFKRNLSLPNGIGVIDSDYYNNPNNEGEIFMQVINYGVRPLQIHKGDRIGQGIFVQYLKTDNDLPVSRQRTNGFGSTNKEGN, from the coding sequence ATGAATAAAACACGGGGGTTTGAGATCGTATCGAGTTATGAAAATAAAAATATTAATTTGCCGCGGCGACAAACGATCGCCAGTGCTGGTTATGACTTAGAAGCCGCTAAGGACATGATTATTCCTAGCATTTGGCGGTTGAATTTTGTGCGGATTTTTCGCTTAATTAGAAACGGGCATCACTTATATGAACCTGATTATCAACTAGCAGACCAAATCTTGCAGCCGCTGCTGATTCCGACTGGCGTTAAAGCCTATATGCCTGACAATGAGGTGTTGTTGTTAGCCAACCGGTCGTCCAATACTTTCAAGCGTAACTTAAGCCTGCCAAATGGGATTGGTGTGATTGATTCTGACTATTACAATAATCCCAATAACGAGGGCGAAATTTTTATGCAGGTGATTAATTATGGCGTTCGGCCGCTGCAGATTCACAAGGGTGACCGGATTGGACAGGGGATTTTTGTCCAATATCTAAAAACTGATAATGACTTGCCGGTTAGCCGGCAGCGGACCAATGGCTTTGGCTCAACTAATAAGGAAGGAAACTAA